From the Montipora capricornis isolate CH-2021 chromosome 2, ASM3666992v2, whole genome shotgun sequence genome, one window contains:
- the LOC138025865 gene encoding UDP-glucuronosyltransferase 2B4-like isoform X1: MLGIQAIVFFAFLSSCFATKFAMFPMPVGRSHFLFVSKLGQELAERGHEVKIYTGASSQNFTESSPFVRFFNDTKCSEWVKKASSKPVTETNPKKILALLYTVLSCFCDEMLGDSEVMNEVSSADLVVGEFMYLCSALVADQLSLPHVLISAPSLNHPIALAVGLPLSPTYASHSSIPLSSFMDRAKYIFFWVVAYLSYSQDLCASFGDVKATHNITPEKSIQETLGRVDMIISQVPFGFGLENPRPLPPNTRVVGPFLPGPPKPLSDELEQFMQRSGDEGVILVSFGSVVGDLFGINESVWQTMAEAFAKVPQKVIWKLKLDGTSRISLSENVKLLSWLPQNDILAHHKTRLFIAHAGMNGILESTYHGVPMICSPFFGDQFINAQMAQQGGFAEAIDLKTLSSQDFVELIHKVINQASYRESAGRISKSVKLLPRPPVKEAADWLEYAQAQGSLEFLKPLGSDLPFYELYCLDILLLAFSLLVLAIFLINSFFKVVRKSVSRFNGKHKTQ, translated from the exons ATGTTAGGGATTCAAGCGATTGTGTTTTTCGCTTTCCTCTCGAGTTGctttgcaacaaaatttgccATGTTTCCGATGCCCGTTGGAAGAAGCCATTTTCTGTTTGTCTCCAAGCTTGGACAGGAACTGGCTGAAAGAGGGCACGAG GTAAAGATATACACGGGTGCATCATCACAGAACTTTACTGAAAGTAGCCCCTTTGTGCGATTTTTCAACGATACCAAGTGTTCAGAATGGGTGAAGAAAGCGTCTTCCAAACCAGTAACGGAGACAAACCCCAAAAAGATTCTGGCTCTTCTGTATACCGTGCTGTCGTGTTTCTGTGATGAAATGCTCGGTGATTCGGAAGTGATGAACGAAGTTAGCAGTGCTGATCTAGTTGTTGGCGAGTTCATGTACTTGTGTTCGGCCTTAGTAGCTGACCAACTGTCACTTCCCCATGTACTTATTTCTGCTCCTTCTCTCAATCATCCAATTGCGTTGGCAGTGGGTTTGCCTTTATCTCCGACTTACGCGTCCCATTCTTCTATTCCTCTCAGCAGCTTCATGGACAGGGCCAAATATATATTCTTTTGGGTGGTGGCTTATTTGTCTTATAGCCAAGATTTATGTGCGAGTTTTGGCGATGTCAAGGCGACGCATAACATTACACCCGAGAAAAGTATTCAAGAAACTCTCGGTAGAGTTGATATGATAATAAGCCAAGTACCATTTGGATTTGGATTGGAGAACCCAAGACCACTTCCCCCAA ACACGAGAGTCGTTGGTCCTTTCTTACCCGGTCCTCCCAAACCACTATCAGACGAGTTGGAGCAGTTCATGCAGAGGTCTGGTGACGAAGGAGTTATCTTGGTTTCATTTGGCTCTGTTGTGGGAGATTTGTTTGGAATCAACGAGAGCGTATGGCAGACGATGGCTGAAGCATTCGCCAAGGTTCCACAGAAAGTCATCTGGAAACTGAAGTTAGATG GCACGTCCAGAATCTCATTGAGTGAAAATGTTAAATTATTGTCGTGGTTACCACAAAACGACATCCTTGCCCACCACAAGACTCGTCTGTTTATAGCGCATGCGGGGATGAACGGCATTCTAGAATCGACCTATCATGGTGTACCTATGATCTGTTCACCCTTCTTCGGGGATCAGTTTATTAATGCCCAAATGGCACAACAAGGTGGATTTGCGGAGGCGATCGACTTGAAAACTCTCTCATCTCAAGACTTTGTTGAATTAATTCACAAGGTGATAAATCAAGCCAG TTACCGGGAATCAGCTGGGCGAATCTCGAAATCGGTGAAGCTTCTGCCACGCCCCCCTGTCAAGGAGGCCGCTGACTGGTTAGAGTACGCGCAGGCTCAAGGTAGTTTAGAGTTTCTCAAGCCGCTTGGTTCCGATCTGCCATTTTACGAACTGTATTGCCTAGATATTTTGTTGCTTGCGTTTTCACTATTGGTTTTAGCGATCTTTCTGATCAATAGTTTTTTTAAGGTAGTGAGAAAGAGTGTTTCTAGATTCAACGGAAAGCACAAGACACAATAG